Genomic segment of Triticum aestivum cultivar Chinese Spring chromosome 6A, IWGSC CS RefSeq v2.1, whole genome shotgun sequence:
TCCTCAGAAGAGGATACAAGGTATGCAATCTCATCTCACTTACTGGTTGATATGATTAAGTGCATTTCCAAAATTTCAGTgcaataaaaaaaataaaaccctATATCGAGAGCAGTGGTCTCAAGCAATTTATTTGACATGATCGCATATTCTGTGAAGTCCGGGAAAATCTAAACCTACTTACAGAACCATCAATCCAGCAAGCTTGTAATGTTGTGCTGTGTTGATTGATTGCATTTTTTGCAATCCTTCACATCTGAATTTATTCGGAGCATCACTTTTACCAGCTGAAAATGAGATGCTTTCATGCAGAATGCTACTTGGTGGGAAGAGAATTTTGATCAGGAGAAATCGCCCGCGTGGCGAACTTGAGACGCAGCTGCTGGTTCAACGCCGGAACGCCAGTCTGACTGGCAAATGGAGATACATAGGCCAAAGAATGTTCATATAGTCCCTTGAAAACAGAGTGTTCATGAATCCTGAGATGATGATGCAACTAAATTTACAGAAAGAAGCGCACACACCAATGTCATAGTCATGCAGTGTGGACATTGCCTGTGCTGCAACTGTGCCATCTGATATGAGTTCTGAGGGGAAATTCTCCTCGGCATTTTTGGTGATTATGTGCTGAGTACAGGTGTAATGCATGTGACTCTAATATTGCAGTGAATCTTATGGCTTCTCTTTTTTACTTCCACAGCCCAGAAGTGTATCTGGCAACTTACAAGCAGTTGTTGATGAAAAAATGCATTTTGATTTCTTAACTTGTTTAGTTTATTCTTAAAGAAAAAAAATCTTGGCCACTAGATTACATTTGTTAACCACCTTAgtaaaaaaactactccctccgttccataatgtaagacgttttttaacactacactagagtcaaaaaacgtcttacattatgggacagaagGAGTATAACTTACATTTAACAAGCAGATAGGGCAGTACTGCTGAATTCTACTAGCATCCTTGACCTTCAGTAAGGGCGTAATCTCTCCAAAGTTGAGGCTACATAGAGGGGTTTGCcagcatgaaaatcatgaaacatttCTGTCAGGTCACCCTTGACGACGTCCGAAAACTTCAGTAAAACTGAAATTGTCTGGTCTGGAAGCTTTGTTATGCTCCATTTGGAAAACCGGCGCTGCGAACTTCCCCTTCAGCAAATGATCTATGAGACAATGAACTAGTCCTTACTCGCAGACGACACCTGTAATAAAGATGAAACAGAGGAACGGCGGATCCAGAAACCTCAGAATTGGATGAGGGGAAGTGCTGTGTTGAGTAATTGCATTTTCAAAGTTCAATCTTGCACATTTGCATTTCTTTAGAGCATCACTTCCACCTGCTGGGAATTGGATCCTTTCATGGCAGATGAATTTATACTGGATCCTCTTAACCGTCGACCTGCCAGGAAAATGAACATATACAGGCAAATGAAGATATATTGGATCCTTTCTATGTGTACACAATTTATATTGAAAGTCTCTTATGTTCCCAAACTGTTGTTGTGAATCTTGTTCTATGCAGGCAAGCATCGAACAACTGACCTTAAGGACAACATATGCATTATCATCTGGTACATCTGGAAGTTGGCTCTCTCGAAACATGTTTCTTTTTGTCGTGCCTGTGAACTATTCTCGTACTGTAGAACTAAGAGAACAAGGAAAAGATGTGGCTGAACCAGGATGAAAACAAACTTGGGATGGGGAAACAACTACCAGCGCCCATTTTCTCTGCACGGATTCGAAATTCATTATCCTCGTACAAACATGATTAGAAACCTGAGAGGTTCATGTTCCAGCTACGCGTTACAACAATCAAACATGGTGACACGCGTACGCCCAAATAACATGTACTCTAGCTCCACAGCTTCGAAGATACAATGCGACAAAAATGTGGGACATCGATCCATATGACCGTCTCGGAATCAAATTCTAGAAGATCCATCAATAGACCGTACAAAATCACAGATTAATCTGCCCTCTGAATCGTGCATGAACAATGaggcctcattcggtttggaggatttttataggaaaaacatgggaacaaggattccagaggaaaatttcctatatatgcattcggtttgtaggaaatGCATAAAGGAATTTCGTAGGAATACTATTCATTTCCTATGCTTTTGGAGAAAACTACACATCCAGTCAAAGCTCATTTTGCGCGTAGGAACGAGGCAAGTCAATTCCTTAGGGTGGCAAGTGCcatcctatcaaattcctatactACTCCAAATTCCTACGGTTAGATTTTCTCCAAACCGAATGAGCCCTGAGGGGCTGGATTTCTTGAAAGCCTCACACGAATAACACAGTTTGATCATAGCACGGACAAATCACGAGAAAACGCAAAAAGAAAAACCTAATCAAAAATTAAAAGAACTAAAAAAAAAACAGCAGATCACACGAGATGATCGACCTTGATTGTCACATCTTGGCGAACGAGGCGGAGGACCCCGTCCGGTCGTAGTAGTACTCGGGGAGGGCCTGGGGGCGTGAGAGCATGAGGGGCCGGTCCTTGGCCTCCTCGGGGTCGTCGCAATCGTCGTCGTCCATGGTGTGGAGGTGGATGCAGGAGCACCGCTCCATGGAGATGAAGAAGGCCGCCGCCACGCTCGCGCCCACCCATACCGCATACCCCTCCAGCTTCTCATACGACAagatcccgccgccgcctccgttcATGGATGTTGTCCGTCCGACGGAGACCAGAAAGAAGGGAAGATGGGGGAATGGGGCTGGATCGGTGGCTAGTCCCCGCGTCGCCTCCGGGTTTTTCTTTGGGCCTGTTCTGGTTGTCTGCCAAAATTAGGATGGACGGGAGGGAGGAAGAGACTATCCGCGTCCCTGATGAACATGCGGAGGTGCCCGTTTCCTTGGCCCTTACGAAGTATAAGATGAAGCATCTTTTGTTGTTTAGAGTTGGGGCTTATGACTCTGCTGGTATTTACTACTCCCTcagttccgaattacttgtcgaaGGTAtagatgtatttagatgtattttagttctagatacatccatttccgcgacGAGTAATTTAGAACGAAGGGAGTACTCGGTAAGAATTACCTCTGCACTTAACTTAATTGTTTTTAACTTCTCCACAGAATTAATGTGGCTTCTAAAAATTGAACATGAGCCCAGTCAAGAGGTAAGCATTGTATATATGTTGCTGATTTGGTATTTGATATTGATTCCAGTTTTGCTTGGTAAAGTTGTTACTTGTTGTTTGTGTGGTGTCTTACGTTTCCTTCCATACAAAGTTCTTTTTTTAGTTAGTTTCATGCAGTTTGTACTTGATATCTGTGCTGACATGAGTTTTTTTTTTTGCAGTTGTGCCAAATTATTCATTTTTCCATTTCACTAATTTATTTTAACTGCTCACCCATTTTATGGCTTCACTTTTGTGTCTTATGTGTTCATCCTTCATCGATAGCTTGATGCTAAATCTGCACAAGATCCTGTTGGCATTAAAGCTTATATCTTCAGTTTCATTTGACAGTACAAAGCTTACCTAATTTAACCGTGACACGTCTCGCTGATGTGCAACAGAATGCCTCGTCAAGCTTTGTACTAGGAGGTGTTCACCCAGTTTGTTGAGTAAATATGTACCACCAGCTTAGAGAATCCAAATTAACTTGCCTTGCTTGATTTTGCCACGATCATTTCTTCAGAATCATCACATATTTTTCTATCCTGTTTCAGGTTTTGACGAACAACCGTATGTATAAGATGAGGTGCATGAGAAGATAGTCCTGTAAGAACATTTTTAGCCGACCCTGCAAAATCTCGACCCACAAAACATGTTTGCAGTTCATGAAAAAACCACTTTGCGGGCTGGCGCGGACGGCCGCAGGGGCAAACCCCGCAAAATGGACCCGTATAAAAGAATATTCACGAAATACGCTCTTTTACGGGTCGCTTTGCGAGGTCTGGTCTGGCGCCGCTCCCTCTGACCCGCAAATCCTAAATTTGCATCTCAATTTGACACAAGATAATGCATTTctttgcttcccctctagttgcacatgcagctGCTTCCTTGCCTTCGATTCTACTAAAGAGTGCACGAAATTCTTTCTATCAACAAATCAATGTATTCGTCTTTCCAAAACCAAAATGAGTATCCATTTTCCTACACACATGATGATGTTCGAAATGAGCTATCGCAATTGAGCCAAAGAATGCGGTGCCAAAGCCGAATGAAAACAAcacgtaccccgtcgttttcgcatttgaagaacacccatccagggtgcttcggcgtgcccgaaATTAGCTGCAACACTGTCTgcgtgcagtcgtcgcactgtatgagcggcatcggcgagccatagagcctctgcgcgagcgccgagcccggacggcggcggcgacaggacgaacccgtacctgcatgcggcgatgGGACTTTGCGGGGGTTGCGTGAGGTGCTCCCCGACCATTCCATCACTTGGCACAGCCACCGGCGGCCGGAAAAGCCAAATCTGGCCGCCCGCAACGAAGGGCCGCAGATCTGCAACTTTCCGAGCCGCCGACGCAAGAGAGGGGAGGGGGCGGAGGGCAACTTCATGCGTCTGGCGGCCTTTTGGCGTGATCCCATCGGCTACTTTCGCCGGAATCGTGGGCAGAGgcccggcggcggggcgagggcgAGAGGGGAGGTGGTAGGTGGGGaaaagcgcgggctgaaatgtccttCCCACCACTCGCTCCCGCTATATGCTGGGCACCGAAAGGCCGAAGGGAGCCCGCATATTCGCGGTTTGGGGTCAAGTttttgccgcgcccctcaaaaAAATTTGCGGGCCGGCCGCGTTTGCGGGGTCTGTTCGGGCAGGATTTTGCGCACCGACCcgcattttgacggttattttacagaTCGGGACTTTTTTGCGGGGTTTACTAGAGATGCTCCAACACCCAGTATCAATGATCGACGCCGCAACATGAAAGCTAGACAAGCCGAGCACTCCATCCATCTCAAACAGGTCAACGTGGCAAGAAAAAACCAGAGTAAATGGCGCATGCATCTCGCGGAACGACTCGACTATGGTGTCGAACACCACTATCATGTCACTTTGTTCTCATTTGGCTGTGGGTACCAATGCAGGCAACCATGGACCAGGACAGCCCCATCAGTTACGCTATCTTCATGCCCCACCGGCAGCCCCCGGATGACCCTCGGCTGCTGGACGGAGCCCAAACTGAAGGTGTAGCAGGGTGCCGGATTTTCATTTTTCAGGTACAATATTCTGTACTCGCTTGTAGGGCGGTGCTAGTACGTTCCAAACATATCAAAGCCAGAAATCATGGGGAGACGAGCATATCGGCGAGTGTCCGGGTTGAAGATGGAATAGCAGAGGCCAGCCATGCCAAGATTGTAAAGGACCAGGAGACCGTCGCATGAGTCAGCCAGCGGGAGGGGCTGGTCGAGCCGGGCAATGGGTTGGAGCTGGGCGGCAGCGGCCCGATGATCAAAGGTGAAGAGGCTGTGGTGGTCGGTGCCATCGAGGACGTGGAGGGACGGCTGGCGGGCGTGATGGGCGAGGAGAAATTCATGGGTGGAGGTGGCGCTGCAAAATCTGAAAGGGGATGTGGCGCGAAAAGTGATTGGTGGTCCCCCAAGTGATAGTGCCTGCAAAAAAATAGGGGGTGTAAGTGCGTTCAGTGCCATCTCTAGTTGATTTTGGATTATTGACAACAAACGTGGTtgatggactaatgtgtttgtgagattcacaGGAGAACATAGGTagaagttgttggggaacgtagtaatttcaaaaaatttcctacgcacatgcgagatcatggtgatgcatagcaacgagggggggagtctgatctacgtacccttgtagatcacaacggaagcgttgacacaacgtagaggaagtagtcgtacgtcttcttcccgatccaaccgatccaagcaccgttactccggcacctccgagttcttagcacacgttcagctcgatgacgatcctcgggctccgatccagcaaagcgtcgaggaagagttccgttagcacgacggcgtggtgacgatcttgatgttctaccgacgcagggcttcgcctaagcactacaacggtatgatcgaggtgaaatttggtggcagggggcaccgcacacggctaaggaacgatctcaaagatcaacttgtgtgtctatggggtgccccatgcccctgtatataaaggatggaggaggaggaggccggccaaggcaaaggtgcggccaggatagggagtcctactaggactccaagtcctagtaggagtccaccaagaggggaggaaggaagaaggaataggaggagtaggaaaggtggccggcccccttttccctagtccaattcggaccaaaggggagggggggcgcagcagccttttcctcttcccactaaagcccatcaaggcccattatttctcccgtaactacccggtactccgaaaaatacccgaatcactctgaATCTTTCTGATGtcggaatatagtcgtccaatatatcgatctttatgtctcgaccatttcgagactcctcgtcatgtacccgatctcatccgggactccgaactccttcggtacatcaaaactcataaactcataatataactgtcatcgaaaccttaagcgtgcggaccctacggttcgagaacaatgtagacatgaccgagacacgtctccggtcaataaccaatagcgggacctggatgcccatattggctcctacatattctacgaagatctttatcggtcagaccgcataacaacatacgttgttccctttgtcatcggtatgttacttgcccgagattcgatcgtctgtatccaatacctagttcaatctcgttaccggcaagtctctttactcgttctgtaatacatcatcccgcaactaactcattagttgcaatgcttgcaaggcttaagtgatgtgcattaccgagagggcccagagatacctctccgacaatcggagtgacaaatcctaatctcgaaatacgccaacccaacatgtacctttggagacacctgtaatgctcctttataatcacccagttacgttgtgacgtttggtagcacccaaagtgttcctccggcaaacgggagttgcataatctcatagtcataggaacatgtataagtcatgaagaaagcaatagcaacatactaaacgatcgggtgctaagctaatggaatgggtcatgtcaatcagatcattcatctaataatatgatcccgttaatcaaataacaactctttgtccatggttaggaaacataaccatctttgattaacgagctagtcaagtagaggcatactagtgacactctgtttgtctatgtattcacacatgtattatgtttccggttaatacaattctagcatgaataataaacatttatcatgatataaggaaataaataataactttattattgcctctagggcatatttccttcagaagttcCTATTGATTTGTTTTACCCATCGAAGATGactcctaaaaatgtatgaagatattgaagacaatggtggctcGCGAAGACATTCATGTCGAAGACaatgacgtgtgaagacattcacttgaaaaCAATGGAGTACAAAgacatagtttcattttcttctttcttgagtcatagtaaCCACCGAACTGTTAAAGTGGGgttcaagtgaacaaagtcagaaaactgacatgatgctcaaccaaaatcctatgtcttcgagtgaagactatgagaggaaatcttatccagagttggatgagtcagctttattTGAAGCCCAAGTCAAGCCGCCACGTGTGTTTaaaatctgactgttggacacatgccggttccttagtgacccagggtcatttcggacaaagcatgtcgggttgcctcctagctataaatagcctaccctctacaccataaattggtggctgctcagagttagtgccccgctttgtcatttgagagcaacacAGTTTTGAAGCCTTTGAGAAAGAATCCTtgagaggacaaagcccaaaacacccatagcccaaagagtgtttgaaatcactgaagtctttctgtccgcgtgatctgaagattTATTACACTTGAAGACTATGATCTttcagtcggttaggcgtcgcgttttgaggatccaagagtcattatgaATCGcccgtgaacaaagtctgtgaaggtttggaagtctaccttgaagacttacctgagtgactgagcgaggactaagtgaccttagctcaagggaaataaggtgaagacgtggtcttttgagttcaatctcagcctccctaatcaGACGTaaagttgtcatagcaactggaaccaCTCTACcatatcattgtcttcatcaagcaACTAGTTCTATCTCTTCACTCCTTACTTACAGTTCTGtctcgtgaagtcattgcttgcctgcttTGTTTGACTTCATTGTTTGAAGACATTCTCTCTGATTAcatatttggcttcatactgtcttcctatTCTAATCCACTCTACCTAGCCTATTTGTCTCCGTGCTTACTTTGTATTATTTCCTTGACTATGGCAtggctagtgtagtttatcttccgctgcatactgTGTAGATGTTATTTGGTTGTCTGTCTTCGAAGACATTGCCTGTCTTGAAGATTTTCAtaaaaaatgcctattcaccccccgtctagttgataactagcactttcaggggGGGAGGGCACCAATCACTTGTTGCAATGGTGCAAACTTGGGTGTCAACGCCATGGGAGGTGGCCAAGGGCATGCTTTTTGGCGGGCACTATCGCACGGACCATGGCGAGGTGTGCCTGTGATGGGACGCTACGACCGTTGGCACATGAGCTGGGCCCGATAGACGAGCAACTACAACCGACCATGCCAGGTGCTCGAAAAGAACGCACAATGGCACGCGGGATGCTGCGATAAGTGGCGATGGGAGATGGCACCAGTCAATAGAGGAGCTACAACCAACAACGTCACAAGTAGGAAACGACTCACAACGGCCTATGGGATGTTGCAACCATTGGCGATGGGAGATGGAATTGGCCGATAGAGTAGCTGCAACTCACCACGTCAGGAGCTGGAAACGACTCACGATGGCTCGCGAGATGCTAAGACCGTTGACGATGTGAGCTGGAACCGGTCGATGAAGGAGCTGCAAACGACTACGCCGGGAGCTAGAAACGGTGAACGGTGGCCGGTCAGATGCTGCGACCGTTAGTGAGGGTAGCTGCAACCGGCCAATGGAGAAGCTGCAACCAGCCACGGTGACTGCAAAATGGCATCGTAACTACAACCACCATGATGCTGCAGTCGATAGCGGCGAGTGCTAATCAACGACATCAGCTGCTGCAACATAATAGGCTCTTGCAGGACGACATCCCGACACCAGTCCACGACGACGACGGGGATGGAGGATGTTGCGAGGTCGCAGCGACAGTGATCTAGCTGTGTGGCGAGTGTGCAGGGCGCCGAGCTAGTGGCATggcatgcggggggggggggtagcatgGCTTTTCGTTAGAGAGAAGAGAGGTGAGGGGATGAGCTGAGCTGAGCTGACATGTAACTAAATGACTCTTCCCTTACAAAAAAATCATCAAGAGAACTAATCAAATGACTTCACGCTGTAATCCAACGGCTGGCAAGATGGCCGATCGAGGCCTCCCGCCGGTCAACCGCGCCCAGCGCTACCCTAATTTCCACCGAGAGACGGGCAACAGACTCCCCGATTCGTTTCGTTCCCATCTTAAATACTCAAGAAACCAAACAGCTCCTGGGGCATTCGGCCCCAAACCACCCATCCGCAGCCGAGCCCCCAAACCCCAACCCCAAAACCCTACCCCCAccccccctcccgccgccgccgccgccgccatgggctccgcctccgccgcctccctcccgacctccgccggcgccggcgagaaCCTGGTCCTCATCCTCGACTTCGGCTCGCAGTACACCCACCTCATCACCCGCCGCGTCCGCCAGCTGGGGGTCCTCTCCCTCTGCGTCTCCGGCACGGCGCCGCTCTCCTCCCTCGCGGGCCTGCGCCCCCGCGCCGTCGTGCTCTCCGGCGGGCCCCACTCGGTGCACGCCGAGGGGGCGCCCTCCTTCCCCGAGGGCTTCCTCGACTtcgcggccggcgccggcgcgcacGTCCTCGGCGTCTGCTACGGGATGCAGCTCCTCGTCCAGACCCTCGGCGGCGCCGTCGAGCCCGGCGTAAGGCAGGAGTACGGCGACATGGAGGTGGAGGTCACCGCGCCCTCCTCCGCGCTGTACGGGGAGGACGGGAAGCGGCAGTCCGTGTGGATGAGCCATGGCGACGAGGTCGTCAGGCTGCCCGAGGGGTTCGAGGTTGTGGCGCGCAGCGTGCAGGGCGCAATCGCCGCCATCGAGCACCGGGAGAAGCGCTTCTATGGGCTCCAGTATCACCCGGAGGTAGCTACCATTTACTGTTTTATTATGTCCTGTTATCTGAAATGGATGAATGATTGGGAACCCTCAGCTGTGCAGTTAGTTCCTTTAGCAGTTCTGGGAAAACAGAGCTTTAGTACTGTTTCAATCTGCCATTTTGGATAGAAGATGGAGATGGATTTAAACTCAGATATAATAAATGCAATTGCGTTTGTAGATTAGCTTGTTTTCGGTacagaatgaatgaatgaatgaatgactCTGATTGATTAGGGCGCTGATGATCTAATAGGAAGCCTATGTTTTGGGAGATTGCATATTACTGACTGTATGGTTACTAGATTGTGTTTGTTCTTATTAGGCTATTATATTATATCATTTGGCTACTTTGTAGTTTGTACAGAAGTACACGTGCTTCTTCATAAAATTGTTCATACCTTAGCATGGTTGCCATAAACTTTTCAATCTTCTGATTATGCAAGGTGACACATTCGCCCCAAGGAATGGAAACACTGCGCCACTTTCTTTTTGATGTTTGTGGGATTAAAGCCGATTGGAAGATGCAAGATGTGCTGGATGAGGAAATTAAGACCATCAAGAGTATGGTTGGGCCTGATGAACATGTGATTTGTGCGTTATCAGGAGGAGTTGATTCAACAGTTGCAGCCACTCTTGTTCATAATGCTATAGGGGATAGGCTTCACTGTGTTTTTGTGGACAACGGGCTATTGAGGTAACTGTTCCGTTAGCATGTTCTGTTTCGGAATCAGTGTGCAGCGAAACTGACATATGACCTTATCTGCAGATATAAGGAGCAGGAACGAGTTATGTCAACCTTCAACAGTGACTTGCACCTTCCTGTCACATGCATTGATGCCTCAGAGAAATTTCTTAGCGAGTTAAAAGGAGTTAAGGACCCAGAGATGAAAAGAAAGATTATTGGCAGGGAATTCATTGCTGTATTTGATGAGTTTGCTCACATGTTAGAAAAGAAGATAGGGAAAAGACCTGAATATTTGGTTCAAGGAACATTATACCCTGATGTGATTGAATCATGCCCACCCCCTGGGAGTGGGAGGACACATTCCCACACCATCAAAAGCCATCACAATGTAGGTGGTCTTCCTAAAGATATGAAGTTGAAGCTCATTGAACCACTGAAGCTCCTTTTTAAGGATGAGGTCTTGATCTCCATCTATACAtctatttacacttcatatatttattgATCTGACATTCTATACTGAAAGATAACTCATACTGGGAAGTTATTTGCGTTTGATTTTGAAGAAAAATATTTCTATTACTTATTTATTGTTGAATTTTGGTCCTGCAAAAGGTTCGGAAGTTGGGAAGTATCTTAAATGTCCCAGAGTCATTCTTAAAGCGACACCCATTTCCTGGGCCTGGTCTTGCTGTACGTGTCATAGGTGATGTTACAGCAGGCAATGCTTTGGAGGTTCTTCGTCAGGTTTGATCTTTTTGAACCATTGGATCTAAATCATCTTTGATATATGGTGTTAATTGGGAACTGCTCTGTTGTGTCTTCAGGTGGATGAGATATTTATTCAATCCATTAAAGATGCAGGCATCTATGATGAAATTTGGCAAGCTTTTGCTGTGTTTTTGCCTGTCCAAACAGTTGGGGTCCAGGGTGACCAGAGAACTCACTCCCATGTGGTTGCTTTAAGGGCAATTACCAGTGAGGATGGCATGACTGCAAATTGGTATGCTGCATTGAACCTACAGCTCTATCTTAGTCCCCCCTTTGCAACTCTATAATGCAATTGTGCTCTAGGCCCTTGCACTACATGGTGACATTTTGTTGCAGTTGTACAGATAATAAGTCTGCAGAAAATATTGTTCTGTTTGCCTTTTAGACCAGTGTTCCTGCTAGATTAGTTTGTGGATGCTAGTAGTTTGAATCTTACAATTCATCATTCATGCACCTGCGATTCATTGCCTGTACAAGTGGTCTTGGTATATGATTTTTTTGGCGCTTTGCATATTGTTGTGTACAGAAATGTGTTATCTTTCCTCATTTTGTTAGCAAGCGTACCTATGTTCTATGATGTGGTAAAATCTAGGCTTCCTCTTTATTTTTTGGAGTTTGTTGATGCTATCTTGCATATTTTGACAGCCGGTATCCTTTTTCTTTTAATCCTGCAAGGTATGATTTTGAACGCCCGTTCCTGgttgatgtggtgaagaagatctgCAATAACGTGCGAGGCGTCAACCGTGTTGTCCTGGACGTAACATCAAAGCCGCCAGCAACGGTGGAGTGGGAATAGGATAGTAATGCTCTGGTGGTGCAATAATGGACCGGGAATTGCAAAATCATGCTCTGATGATGTAGCAACGCTGCAGTGGGTTTAGTGCTAAATTTGCACTTCAGTTATTTATGTGTAGGTTATGCTTAGAAAAATATGAATGGATTATGATTAGACAAATATGAATCTATTGTGTACCCTTTATGCCTCTTGATTCTTCTTCCCCCCATCCTTCTAAGATTGATTACCTTTGTTCCTAAATCATATAGCTGATTTTTCATTTTACTTGCGCTGGGAACTTTTTTGATCTTGAGAAGGTAACCTATTTTGGACCA
This window contains:
- the LOC123131774 gene encoding GMP synthase [glutamine-hydrolyzing], whose amino-acid sequence is MGSASAASLPTSAGAGENLVLILDFGSQYTHLITRRVRQLGVLSLCVSGTAPLSSLAGLRPRAVVLSGGPHSVHAEGAPSFPEGFLDFAAGAGAHVLGVCYGMQLLVQTLGGAVEPGVRQEYGDMEVEVTAPSSALYGEDGKRQSVWMSHGDEVVRLPEGFEVVARSVQGAIAAIEHREKRFYGLQYHPEVTHSPQGMETLRHFLFDVCGIKADWKMQDVLDEEIKTIKSMVGPDEHVICALSGGVDSTVAATLVHNAIGDRLHCVFVDNGLLRYKEQERVMSTFNSDLHLPVTCIDASEKFLSELKGVKDPEMKRKIIGREFIAVFDEFAHMLEKKIGKRPEYLVQGTLYPDVIESCPPPGSGRTHSHTIKSHHNVGGLPKDMKLKLIEPLKLLFKDEVRKLGSILNVPESFLKRHPFPGPGLAVRVIGDVTAGNALEVLRQVDEIFIQSIKDAGIYDEIWQAFAVFLPVQTVGVQGDQRTHSHVVALRAITSEDGMTANWYDFERPFLVDVVKKICNNVRGVNRVVLDVTSKPPATVEWE
- the LOC123130108 gene encoding uncharacterized protein, encoding MNGGGGGILSYEKLEGYAVWVGASVAAAFFISMERCSCIHLHTMDDDDCDDPEEAKDRPLMLSRPQALPEYYYDRTGSSASFAKM